In Cryptomeria japonica chromosome 1, Sugi_1.0, whole genome shotgun sequence, the sequence ctTGGCCTTAGGGGAAAGTTTTTCATGCAGATCCTAAAAACTACATGTCTAAGATCTGTAACTTGTTGCAGGAGGTTGTCAATGGTTGTGAATGTTTGTGCAGTCTATCCTGAAGGATCTTTGGAAGACTTCATGCTGAATTATGACTCTGGAAGAATATTCATGAGATACAGTGCATCTGGTAGActtagggttgagcatttattatacctaaaagttaggtatgtggTGGATAAAAAAGTGATTTAACTCTCATTTCTCACATTGCGttcgaagagaaagagaaggagagctTGGTGAAGAGATTGTGAAAAGAACCCTGAGCTTTAAGAGATTCAACGAAGACTTCTTACATCCAGTTGGAGATTAAAAGGTATTTTTCAGAGTTCGATAACTTTCTCTATTCATAACCTAATATTCGACAATGGCATCATCTGGTGTGGTGACTACATTAGTTGTTGACATAACTGAAAGGGAAAGACCTAAATTCAAGAAACACCCATATAAATTGATGGAAGATGATCTGCAAGGGGCATTTTTGTCCATTAtgtatggtgttttgcatgttgaagacattagggcatatattcattacAATTTTGAAGAACTTGGGAATGTTGAAATGTTCAAGCTTTACATAAAGCACATGGTAGATGGCATGGGTAACCTTAAATCCAAATTCATATCACTCTGGgacaagggtttcatccaattcATGAACTTTCAGATCTTTGATGAACCCGAATGGATTAGATTCATTCTGAGTAGAATTCATGGCGAGTTTATATGATTGGACAAGCCGCACAAGATcacaaagaaagaaatcaaagtCATAACATGCTTGAATTCAACCGATGTAGTTCCTGCCCTAAGGAATGTAAAGAACATGACCATGATAGACGCAACCGATTCTAAACATGATGGAAGATCGATGACAATCAGTGGTTTTATTAAACCTGATGTTagatttgcatccatggtgatGGGATACAAGGTCTATCAGTACAATAGAGATAACTCAGTATCCGATACAACCATTTATGTTGCTTTTCAAATCCTAAAGGAAGACAAATTATATGATTTCTGTGAGGTGCTCTAGAATGAGCTATTGAATAATCTAAAGAAAATTAAGTAGGAAAAAAAGCATGTATTCAAGTTTGATACCCTGATTATCTGCATGTActatttcatgaatgaggtccTTGATGTAGGTAAagttcaatgggcctatgataggtcAGTGGTGGTACAGATAAAGGAAACTCTTGATGGATTAGGTGATGCACAATCTCAGAGAGCTACtttgtggggatacttcaaaactttccaaggcATGATGCAAACcggggaaaggatccctaaggaaattgttgaaaaatatgaagactccatatgcttcatggtggacactgataaatgcttgatggaggTTGTCAAACCCAGGACAGTTTGGATTATACCCATGGGGTATAAGGTTAGTGGTGATATTCTTAATGCATATGCTCAGCATCTCTTGAGCAATTCAGTAGACATTAATGAGGAAAGGTTTGGGACATACAAGGAGAAAAGCTTAAACCTGCACTCTCAGCTCGCCAAACCCAGAATGCAGAGGAGAGTGAGGAAGGAAATAGAGAAGCTTGCAGAAGACATGGGAATTACAAAGGAGGAAGTCTAAAGGGCCTGGGAGAGGAACATCCTAAAGGAAGAGGAAATGGTGAAACCTAAGAAGACCAAACCAAAATCTCCTTCCCCAAAGCCTAGGAAAATAAGGAATGCAACATCTTCCTTTGGTGCTCAAAAGCATGTCCCCCCACCTAAGCCTCAATCAAAACCATCTAGTGGagctgagaagaggaagaaagggaaaccTGAAAGAGTTTATGCAGCAGCCACTATGGAAGAGGAGACTAAATCAGATGAAGTCATGAGAGAAGTGAAGAAGAGTGCTTCTGCTGCTAGGTTTGTGAAGATGCAATCCTCTAGTGAAGGTCAAACTAGTAAGAAACCACAAGTTGAAACTGATCCATCTGGCATAACTCTTAAG encodes:
- the LOC131078173 gene encoding uncharacterized protein LOC131078173, giving the protein MVKPKKTKPKSPSPKPRKIRNATSSFGAQKHVPPPKPQSKPSSGAEKRKKGKPERVYAAATMEEETKSDEVMREVKKSASAARFVKMQSSSEGQTSKKPQVETDPSGITLKKVKETITEQGNLKFLSQFYDRLDEKGKRSLEEATIITNSGEVVQDPPVMNFDSKKIIEEVGDEKVEDAEMGEKEKDEGKIE